From Zingiber officinale cultivar Zhangliang chromosome 5B, Zo_v1.1, whole genome shotgun sequence, the proteins below share one genomic window:
- the LOC121987979 gene encoding pentatricopeptide repeat-containing protein At3g49710-like: MNVLSLKAIVSSGSFPAMVLFSLPDGTGYSLPTCHNTLLPAFAVATGGAYACNVIHFFSRMRYLSSDANGFNLSSIISSVVNVIEQFHSLTIVSVLNSYVSINNSLINSYNEGDFLVEVKPVFDEMFYKSLFQVMVRKGFEIDIFMLVNMLTTFMVMKDSTGGAQFHVHMSKNDFARKSHVDSGLIDMSSKVGWIVDAMKVFKEVDDPNLVVWNTMISSACSNLSSPSQGKQMHGLTIKTKSPSNQTFVDNALVSMYAKCGNLKDVSMLFEMMPQRNMVSFNTMTIAYAQHRLGLEALELFKVILDTENEPTSIIFILVLSAYVHTRKVDEGLEYFDSMRQKCDIEPKEIAGSHSPDLFSVHRYPVLDPHLLVIDSSKVRSCSVLAVELFLVPATLQPVASLVPAINSNWIEVRFGF; the protein is encoded by the exons ATGAATGTTCTATCACTCAAGGCTATTGTCTCTTCTGGTTCTTTCCCCGCTATGGTTCTTTTTTCTCTTCCCGATGGTACGGGCTACAG TCTTCCAACTTGCCACAACACTCTCCTCCCCGCCTTCGCAGTCGCCACTGGTGGTGCCTACGCTTGCAATGTCATCCACTTTTTTTCTCGCATGCGCTACCTCAGCTCTGACGCCAATGGCTTCAACCTCTCCTCTATCATCTCATCTGTCGTAAATGTCATTGAGCAATTCCACTCTCTCACCATCGTCTCAGTTCTTAACTCCTATGTCTCTATTAACAACTCCCTCATCAACAGCTACAATGAAGGTGACTTTTTGGTCGAAGTCAAGCCAGTTTTTGATGAGATGTTCTACAAAAG CTTGTTTCAGGTAATGGTGAGGAAAGGCTTCGAAATCGACATATTTATGCTCGTCAACATGCTCACAACATTCATGGTCATGAAGGATTCAACCGGAGGTGCACAGTTCCATGTGCATATGAGCAAGAATGATTTTGCAAGAAAATCTCATGTTGACAGCGGCTTGATTGACATGTCCTCGAAGGTTGGCTGGATAGTTGATGCGATGAAGGTCTTCAAGGAGGTTGATGATCCTAATTTGGTCGTGTGGAACACAATGATCTCAAG TGCATGCTCGAATTTGTCATCCCCGTCACAAGGGAAGCAAATGCATGGACTAACCATTAAGACTAAGTCGCCAAGCAATCAAACCTTTGTTGATAATGCACTAGTTTCCATGTACGCGAAGTGTGGAAATCTCAAAGATGTGAGTATGCTTTTCGAGATGATGCCCCAACGTAATATGGTCTCATTCAATACTATGACCATAGCTTATGCTCAGCATAGACTTGGTTTGGAAGCATTGGAGTTGTTCAAAGTGATACTTGATACAGAAAATGAGCCCACAAGCATCATATTCATCTTGGTGTTGTCTGCATATGTTCACACTAGGAAGGTTGATGAAGGATTGGAGTATTTTGATTCTATGAGACAAAAGTGTGATATTGAACCCAAAGAA atcgccgggagCCATTCCCCCGATCTCTTCTCTGTTCACCGATACCCTGTtcttgatcctcatcttcttgtg ATTGATAGCAGCAAGGTGAGGTCTTGTTCTGTTCTGGCTGTGGAGTTGTTCTTGGTTCCGGCAACACTTCAACCAGTAGCTTCTCTGGTTCCAGCAATCAACAGCAACTGGATCGAGGTAAG GTTTGGATTCTAG